Proteins from one Ornithobacterium rhinotracheale genomic window:
- a CDS encoding beta-N-acetylhexosaminidase, whose amino-acid sequence MIKNLLLAGCLGLMASCATQQSLGNLQNTKADYPIVPEPNEILIKNGGFVLNNKVKIFAPKSLNKEADFLKDYLKTAANVKLSIAEPNQASGIHLVINPSVKGEEAYTLSINDSNVKITASTSTGIFYGIQTLRQLVHNQKNIEYFPAVEIKDEPRFAYRGMHLDVGRHMFPVDFIKKYIDLLALHKMNKFHWHLTEDQGWRLEIKKYPKLTEVGAYRAETAIKKHFPGSGLKDETFKGDGKRYGGFYTQDQARDIVKYAADRHITVIPEIDMPGHMLAALAAYPELGNGTGPYEVGKWWGVFPQILAPKEETFKFIEDVLTEVMDIFPSEYIHIGGDEAPKKEWKESKQAQELIHKLGLKDDTEPNKFDGRKHTKEEKLQSYFINRVEKFVNSKGRQIIGWDEILEGGLAPNATVMSWRGEEGGIAAAKQNHKVIMTPGDYVYFDHYQTEKDRDTQTPFAICCLTTVEEVYSYNPQPKELTEEQKKYIWGAQANVWTEYIPTSAQVEYMAVPRMGALSEVVWTQLNKKDYNDFKQRMQSLKKLYDQMNVNYEKTFFQQ is encoded by the coding sequence ATGATAAAGAATCTTTTACTAGCCGGATGCTTAGGGCTTATGGCATCTTGCGCTACACAACAATCGTTGGGCAATTTGCAAAACACAAAGGCAGACTACCCGATTGTTCCTGAGCCCAATGAAATTTTAATTAAAAATGGTGGCTTTGTTCTCAATAATAAAGTCAAAATTTTTGCGCCAAAATCACTCAATAAAGAAGCTGATTTCTTGAAAGATTATTTAAAAACAGCTGCTAATGTAAAATTGAGCATTGCCGAACCTAATCAAGCTAGCGGAATTCATTTGGTGATTAATCCTTCGGTAAAGGGCGAAGAGGCTTATACTTTAAGTATTAATGACTCGAATGTAAAAATTACTGCAAGCACTTCTACAGGGATTTTCTACGGTATTCAAACATTAAGACAATTAGTTCATAATCAAAAAAATATAGAATATTTTCCTGCTGTAGAGATCAAAGATGAACCTCGTTTTGCTTACCGCGGAATGCACCTCGATGTTGGTCGCCACATGTTCCCAGTGGATTTCATCAAAAAATACATCGACCTTTTGGCTTTGCACAAAATGAATAAATTTCACTGGCATTTAACCGAAGATCAAGGTTGGAGATTAGAGATTAAAAAATATCCAAAGCTTACAGAAGTCGGGGCGTATCGTGCTGAAACTGCGATTAAAAAACACTTCCCTGGTTCTGGTTTAAAAGACGAAACATTTAAAGGAGATGGCAAAAGATATGGTGGTTTTTATACTCAAGACCAAGCAAGAGATATTGTAAAATATGCCGCAGATCGCCACATTACAGTGATTCCAGAAATCGATATGCCTGGTCACATGTTGGCTGCACTTGCTGCCTACCCTGAATTAGGAAACGGAACCGGCCCTTACGAAGTTGGAAAATGGTGGGGTGTTTTCCCTCAAATTCTAGCTCCGAAAGAAGAAACATTTAAATTCATAGAAGATGTTTTGACAGAGGTAATGGATATTTTCCCAAGCGAATACATCCACATAGGTGGTGACGAAGCACCTAAAAAAGAATGGAAAGAAAGCAAACAGGCACAGGAATTAATTCATAAATTAGGTTTAAAAGATGATACTGAGCCTAATAAATTTGATGGAAGAAAACATACAAAAGAGGAAAAACTACAAAGTTATTTCATCAATCGTGTTGAGAAATTTGTAAACTCTAAAGGTCGCCAAATCATCGGCTGGGACGAAATCCTTGAAGGTGGATTGGCTCCAAACGCTACTGTGATGAGCTGGCGTGGCGAAGAGGGCGGAATCGCAGCGGCAAAACAAAATCACAAAGTGATCATGACTCCTGGTGATTATGTATATTTTGACCACTACCAAACTGAAAAAGACAGAGATACACAAACTCCATTTGCGATTTGTTGTTTAACAACTGTGGAAGAAGTTTACTCATACAATCCTCAGCCTAAAGAACTTACAGAAGAGCAGAAAAAATACATTTGGGGGGCTCAAGCCAATGTGTGGACAGAGTATATCCCGACTTCTGCACAAGTAGAGTACATGGCGGTACCTCGCATGGGGGCACTTTCAGAAGTAGTTTGGACTCAGCTAAATAAAAAAGATTATAACGACTTTAAGCAAAGAATGCAATCATTGAAAAAGTTGTACGATCAAATGAATGTGAATTACGAGAAAACCTTTTTTCAACAATAA
- a CDS encoding TrmH family RNA methyltransferase, producing MMEELQLAHHQITNDTHGKSIVLVLNYVQSPQNIGLIIRTAEAMGVQKIFVISEQFSELTPKIKRLTRSTEKYISIEFSTEIIPVIQLLKNQNFSIFALEKTSQSVDCKTFSPKFPCAIVVGNEKNGVEEEALKLCDTHVHLTMYGKNTSLNVAVATGMLLHEWV from the coding sequence ATGATGGAAGAATTACAACTTGCACATCATCAAATCACCAACGATACGCATGGGAAATCTATTGTTTTGGTTTTAAATTATGTGCAATCTCCCCAAAATATAGGGCTTATCATTCGCACGGCAGAAGCCATGGGTGTGCAAAAAATATTTGTGATTTCTGAGCAATTTTCAGAGCTTACGCCCAAAATAAAACGCCTAACTCGCAGTACAGAAAAATATATTTCCATAGAATTTTCTACGGAAATAATACCCGTTATTCAATTATTGAAAAATCAGAATTTTAGTATTTTTGCTTTAGAAAAAACTTCACAAAGTGTAGATTGTAAAACATTTAGCCCAAAATTTCCTTGTGCCATCGTCGTAGGAAATGAGAAAAATGGAGTAGAAGAGGAGGCGTTGAAATTATGCGATACGCATGTGCATTTAACTATGTATGGAAAAAACACTTCGCTCAATGTGGCGGTAGCAACGGGTATGCTACTTCACGAATGGGTATAA
- the dnaX gene encoding DNA polymerase III subunit gamma/tau: MSNYVVSARKYRPQNFEEVVGQEAIATTLEHAIASEHLPQALLFCGPRGVGKTTCARILARRINEENADENTEDNDFAFNIFELDAASNNSVDDIRGLVDQVRFPPQTGKYKVYIIDEVHMLSNAAFNAFLKTLEEPPAHAIFILATTEKHKIIPTILSRCQIFDFKRIQISDIKNHLQKIAEKEGVTYEDDALHLIAQKADGALRDALSIFDRLVTFGQGNLTLKGVAETLNVLDYDFYFQVTDACLGNQIPEALNLLDDILKKGFDAQMFVSGLGGHFRDLLVAQNPQTINLLDVGENTKNKYLEQAQKCTPKFLIDAIEICNQADINYRASKNQRLTVEIALMQLCSLTTPDGELKKKSLKS; encoded by the coding sequence ATGAGTAACTATGTAGTTTCAGCTAGAAAATACCGTCCGCAAAACTTCGAAGAAGTTGTAGGGCAGGAGGCGATTGCCACCACGCTTGAGCATGCCATTGCATCTGAGCATTTGCCACAGGCGTTGCTTTTTTGTGGTCCGCGTGGGGTAGGGAAAACTACATGTGCTCGTATTTTGGCGCGCAGAATCAACGAAGAAAATGCCGACGAAAATACGGAAGATAATGATTTTGCTTTCAATATTTTTGAGCTTGATGCTGCGTCAAACAACTCGGTAGACGACATTCGTGGGCTGGTGGATCAAGTGCGATTCCCACCGCAAACGGGCAAGTACAAAGTCTATATCATAGACGAGGTGCATATGCTCTCGAATGCGGCTTTTAATGCTTTTTTAAAGACTTTGGAGGAGCCGCCTGCGCACGCCATTTTTATTTTGGCTACCACCGAAAAACACAAAATCATTCCTACGATTTTGTCTCGCTGTCAGATTTTTGATTTCAAAAGAATTCAAATTTCAGACATTAAAAATCACTTGCAAAAAATTGCTGAAAAAGAAGGCGTAACTTATGAAGATGATGCATTGCACTTAATCGCTCAAAAAGCCGATGGTGCTTTGCGTGATGCTCTTTCAATCTTTGATAGATTAGTTACTTTTGGGCAAGGAAATTTAACGCTAAAAGGCGTTGCCGAAACGCTCAATGTGCTTGATTATGATTTTTATTTTCAAGTAACCGATGCGTGTTTAGGCAATCAAATTCCTGAGGCTCTGAACCTTTTAGATGATATTTTAAAGAAAGGTTTTGATGCGCAAATGTTTGTTTCTGGTTTGGGGGGGCATTTTAGAGATTTGCTCGTGGCGCAAAATCCGCAAACGATTAATTTGCTAGATGTGGGCGAAAACACCAAAAATAAATATTTGGAACAAGCGCAAAAGTGCACTCCTAAATTTCTAATCGATGCCATTGAGATTTGTAATCAGGCTGACATTAATTATAGAGCGAGTAAAAATCAAAGACTTACGGTAGAAATTGCGTTGATGCAATTATGCTCACTCACTACGCCTGATGGTGAACTTAAAAAAAAAAGTTTAAAATCTTAG